From one Lycium ferocissimum isolate CSIRO_LF1 chromosome 5, AGI_CSIRO_Lferr_CH_V1, whole genome shotgun sequence genomic stretch:
- the LOC132058144 gene encoding mini zinc finger protein 3-like, producing the protein MMKKRQVVVKRITGGSSTRNIRYVECQKNHAANIGGYAVDGCREFMASGEDGTTAALTCAACGCHRNFHRREVNGGEVVSES; encoded by the coding sequence atgatgaaaaaaagACAAGTGGTGGTTAAAAGGATTACTGGAGGTTCATCAACTAGGAACATACGATACGTTGAATGTCAAAAGAATCATGCGGCTAATATCGGTGGCTACGCAGTTGATGGCTGCCGTGAATTCATGGCAAGCGGTGAAGACGGGACGACGGCTGCCCTAACTTGTGCTGCTTGTGGCTGTCACAGGAATTTCCACCGGAGAGAAGTGAATGGTGGTGAAGTTGTTTCTGAGAGTTAG